In Acropora muricata isolate sample 2 chromosome 11, ASM3666990v1, whole genome shotgun sequence, one DNA window encodes the following:
- the LOC136890421 gene encoding uncharacterized protein: protein MLSLGSTDLQGKAYLLSMSHHNGICGCITCEEEGFTTKQGKGHVRCYPFQEPPATLRTSDSILENALSAVENNAKLPWFDLVLGIVPDYMHDVLLGVTKQLLNLWLSPSRYKKPWFIGNKAKAINKRLKDMKPPDFIHRLPRELETSRAYFKALELQAWLLYYSVPCLIDFLPQRYLEHFACLVEGVYILLGDNITPGSIDLARDLLSTFYKDHQLLYGDGNCSLNVHNVGAHLVTYVQSWGPLWAWACFPFEDLNGALLECVHGKGN, encoded by the coding sequence ATGCTGTCATTAGGAAGTACAGACCTGCAGGGGAAGGCTTATCTTCTCTCTATGAGTCACCACAATGGCATTTGTGGTTGCATCACCTGCGAGGAGGAAGGTTTCACAACCAAGCAAGGGAAAGGACATGTGCGATGCTATCCATTTCAAGAGCCACCAGCTACTTTGCGCACGAGTGACAGTATTCTCGAGAATGCCCTGTCTGCAGTGGAAAATAACGCAAAGCTCCCTTGGTTTGACCTTGTGCTTGGTATAGTCCCAGACTACATGCATGATGTGTTACTTGGAGTAACAAAACAATTGCTGAACCTCTGGTTGTCCCCATCAAGATATAAAAAGCCCTGGTTTATAGGTAACAAAGCAAAAGCCATTAACAAAAGACTAAAGGACATGAAGCCTCCTGATTTTATTCATAGACTTCCAAGAGAACTGGAGACAAGTCGTGCTTATTTTAAGGCTTTAGAACTACAAGCGTGGTTGCTTTATTACTCAGTACCATGCCTAATTGACTTCTTGCCTCAGAGGTACCTTGAacattttgcttgtttggttgAAGGTGTTTATATATTGCTTGGTGACAATATAACACCAGGCTCGATAGATTTGGCTAGAGATCTTTTATCAACATTTTACAAGGATCACCAACTTCTATATGGAGATGGAAATTGTAGTCTCAATGTACACAATGTTGGAGCTCACCTTGTTACATATGTGCAATCATGGGGGCCACTTTGGGCTTGGGCCTGCTTTCCATTTGAGGATTTAAATGGAGCCTTACTGGAATGTGTTCATGGAAAAGGAAATTAA